The sequence CGCAGCGTTCACAAGAAGAGGCAGCAGAGGCATCACACCGAGCATTGTGCAGCGACTGGCGAACATCTTTTACTTCAAAGTCTCCTCACTCCTGCTAAAAGGCATGGTTAACCCTCTTCATGTATCTCCCTTAGAGCAATGCATGCAAAAACCAAGAGTGCCTGTTTTCATGGCGTGACACTGATGTCATTTCAGTAAACTGTCTACGACCAGACATCAAGTATTCCTGATTAGAGAGCATTATGGGCTTAAACAGATAATCACAAAACATTACCATATCTAGGGAACAAACCTGGTCTGTTTTGGACTCACTCCTAAAATAAGGATTTACATCTGCTCCTGTGCACAGATGTATgaaactgttttatatttttgaaagCAGTTACTTTATCCTGGTATTTCAGCATCACATTACACAAGATtatatggatttttttaaataactaaatCTCATTGCTGAGGGAACCAGCTTGGTAGCAGTCGTGGTAAAGATGACACGTAGTTACATGATGCAAAAGCCTGTTTCAATGTAATTACTGTGACCTCTAAATTAAATCAGGGTGTCCTTTCTAAAATGAATTCAGCAGTACAGGCTTCGCCACTACaaacaggaaaaccacaggATGTCTGCTTTTAAAGACTCTGAATAATCAAtcgtttcagtcattttctaaGGAAATTCTATCTCTAAGTCTCTCAGATGTGATCAtctgcatgttttctttgtcctctaTGAAAACAGACCAAATATTTGCAGGTTTTATACTGTTGGCTggataaaacaagacatttgaatatGTCAACTTGTGCCTTGTGAAACTGGGAAAAGCATTTTCACTATTAActcacattttatagacaaaacaattcACGTATTAGTCAAGAATAAAATCTGCAGCTTAACTGTCAACGAAAAGAACCATTTGTTCCTGCTAGCAATCATCTACCGTCAAAACACACCAGCGTACCTCACATTTAGCTGTATTTCCACTGAAAATCAGCACAGAAATCACTGCTCTTCTGGAAGCATTTTCCACAAACGTCCAGCTCCAATAGCTGCATTCATTCAACTTCACAAACTACACATTTTAACAAAGAATTTTAAAACATCTACTGACAAGTGCTCTGAGTTGCCCAGAGGACGGCAGAAAATGTCATCAAGCAGCTTTACAGAAACCGGAGTCTTAAGACATTTGAATAATTAAATTGAACAGTGATGGCGTCAGCTCACTGTAATTACACGGCTGCATCGCAATAAGGCTACCAACCAATCCTTGAAAAGAAACCTGAGAGATGCCCATAAAAACTCAGGGTGACGTGATCTGTCACCCTGAGTTCAGGACAGCAGTGAAGGTCACCCTTTCAGGCAAACCACAAATATACAAGCAACTCAAGCCCAGTTAAATATATCCCCACTGTtggtaaatattttaaaataattcccATCATCTCAGGGTTGGAACCAAGAAAGTGTTTGTGTAGAATCTGTAGAATTAAATCGTTCTGCGGGAGCCCTTCAAAAATTTGTTGAAAATTACAGTATTACAGTCAGAATTTTTGttacttttattttagaaaatgtcCTTTAAAGTGTGGCgtttcaagtcacattttgtttaaaatacagaaaatacagacagTAGAACATGGATACagcaaaaaaggaaacaatgacagaaaataaagctAACAAGCCTTTCTGACTGCTctagttttctctttttgaaaTGGAACTGAAGGCAAAGGAAGAAGGgcggaaaaaagaaaaggcttcagggacaggaggggaggaggggggcagaATGAGACAAGTTAGTTAAGGAAACTATGGTTGCTTTATGGTTCATGTTTAAATTATTCTTTATAAAGTCTAATTTAAGATTTaatctttcctctttcttttttgtctttttcatttaatgGTATTTTGATCTTCTGGATCCAGGGCCCTCAGCGCTCCTCCTTGTGGTCTCAGACTGAGGACAAGGAATGCCGACTTAGTCTGGCAGTGGGAACAAAACCACCCGCGTCGCCTTCCCCGGCCGACCCACACTGCCAACTCAAGAAGATAAAGTGGAGTccttctgtgtttgctgtgcttGTGAACGCTGCATGGACTTCTGACTTTCCACGTCTCTAAAATGTTTCTCAACCTGCAggagtaaaacaaacaacatttatGGACAATTGCGACATCaatgcagagaaacaaaatcaaaactgaatttaaacagGAATTGCATGAGCTCCCTAACATACCGCTGAGGGCTTCTCactagggggaaaaaaaaataatcagcagtcGGAGTcaatttgttgtcattgtactTAGAGCAACACAAGTAAACAGGTTGTAAAGTTTTACAAATCTTGTCTTGTCTCAAATTCAGTCACAATAATATATATAACACAAAGTTACTCTGACGATTCATTTATTATCTGAGCGACTTCATGTATAAAACAGCtaatacataaacataaacagctgCAACTGGTGGATAAAATTAAACGACAATTTTAATAATCATAGAACTGTTTAAGTAAATATAGGCAAGaaagccaaacatttgctggtttcagcttcttaaatgtgagatttgatgcttttgtcacatgatagaaaacagcttttaaaatacaataacaaaacaaggcttttaaaaacatcatctgattcactgataaataaaataatcattagttatGTAGTATTAGTATCACATCTAGTATCACAACTGAGGAACTCAGTTAAATGGAGTATGGGTGGCAGGTAGGGCCATGAATCTCCACGGCTTTAAAGTGTTAGCAGGGACATTACAGTGctctatatttctatatttagcCACTAGTTGTAGTGGCTAAGTGCACTTGTAGAAACACTTAacaatgaaagaagaaaaaaaaaaaatcagcaaacgAATCCATAAGCGATACAGTTAGTGAGATACTGTAAAGATATAAAATATACTTACTATTTTGCGTACATGACTTAAAGCGCTTCCCTCTTTGCCTTTGCAGTTCTCAACCTGGTAAGGCGGTGAGATTACGACGTCGTCCATCACAATAATGTTCTTCTCCTGCCATTTACAGTCTTTGATGCTGCAAAGAAAGTTAACATCACCTTATCTGCAGCTGAAGCAGTCAATGTATAATGGCTGTTGTTAGAAGGCTATATTTATCTATCCGTTTCTCAGCTACACAGCATTAATTCATGGTGTGACCACTAATTAAAGTTGTACCTGTCCCATGATGTAAGTACATGTACATACATTATCCAGTGATGGTTTGATAGGGTCAcatattttgtcatgttttgttgtCTCAAGATCAAAAACATAACCAACTAGTACACTCAGCGTGAGCTTTGTTGTCTTGTAACTGAAGTTATTTAGCTATCACAAGAAAATATTTGACAGTTACATTGAAATCACGTAGTAAAAACTAAATGTGTGGAGTTTTTCTGACTGCATGATAATTTTGCAATCATCAAAAAGCAGAACTTTTGATTTTCGATCTTTGTCGTACATCTATTAAAACTGGTCTGGAACCAGCTCTTTTTCAATGAAAACAAGACACCTCATTTAACAATTTTAGGGTATGACAGCATTCATTCGGTTTCTCAAGTTGTGTGCTAATAGTCTTTTTCTAGCTGCATTGATAAAGCTCCAGACAAGTTGAATTAATAGTCTTGTTTCCACTGCCACACACAGACGGGTGCTTTCTCATTACATCCAGCACACAATGCACCCCGACacaaaactgatttaaatgCAGTAAAACATATGTCAGCGAGGAGGAATGATGTCTAGACTGTGTTTAATTTGTCACAACGCAACAAAATGCATTTCTACTCCCCCACTACATATAATTTCATAGAtagtttcactttttaaaaatcagcagtttgtttctgctgagcttttggttttgttttaagaGATTTGTCCACAGGTTTCTGTTGAGTTTTTGTTTAgactttcagtttcagtctcGGGCTGACATGACCCTGGTACACTAGCTGAGCTAGAGGGCTTCACAAATCCACTCAGGGCCTACTAACCAAGACCAGGACCTGAATCGGGCCAGGTCCAAATTATATTAACTCTCACTGTGGGTACGGTCCTGCTCTCTGGCAGTGGGACTAGACTTATCAGGTCCCATAAATTTACATGTGTCTGGTTCAGGTAAGTTTTCCGTGGGCTGTGTGATTGCAAAGCCGTTTAAGGTAAGGTAAGCCAACAACAAATGGTATAAACTACTTGGATGGCCATCATCTGATCTTCTGAACTATCTGACACTTTGTATTGAAGCTTCTATTGTTCACTACCTTTGGTTTAGAAACTACCTGCTTGATCCCACTGACCTGATCAGTGACCAAACAACATTAAGAAGTTCTTACGTTTTGTGAATAGTCTGGAATAGCTGTTGGCCCTCCACAGAAACCCCAGCACTGATTGCATAGGCTTGGGACAGCTTGTCCTCCTTTTCTGTCCGTGCTCGATTGGCAAGCTGGGAAGAGttgaacagaacaaaaaggCATTAACATCAAACATCGATGGCTTTGACAGTTTTACATGCAATAAGGCATGCCAGTTTCAAGTCTCTGTTGTGTTATGGTTGTGTTATGTAAGACTGACTAAGAAATGGACTTGAACAGTTGGTTATTAAAGGACTTTATTTGCTGTCTGTTACCAGTGTAAACATTTATGTAACATGTAAACAGTTaacctgtttattttttttctgttgttgctgtgtccCTACTGAGGGACAGGATCCTTAGAAGTCTGTATTTCCAGCCTTGTCACAAGCTGACAAGGCCAGTCTCATTTAACAGGTTCCTCAAAATGCCGCCTAATCTTGCCCACAAGGTATACAGTAACCAGCACACCCCTTTCAAAGCTGGCTATAACAGAAGCCACTGAGGATGGCCAATTGTTCTGTGGAGCATTTAGGTGACCCTCATCAGGAAATATCACATGCCATCATTGTATTTACCAGGTATCTGAATTCACAGTCATTAGTAAACTCAGGACTTAAACTGGACCAAAGAAAAAGCACTGCAAGATGTAAATATGAGCAGTCCAGACAAATCAAAATCCCAAACACCCACCACTGTTGGCTATTTGAGAAAAACTGCCTGGTGACAGATTAgcaatgtttttaattaaaagttgtTGCATTCATTTTGTCCTCTGTGAAGCTATGCTGCGGCCTTAGAGCCTGTGAAGGACTCTGTGCCACATCTTTTGAAAAACCAGCCCTTGAAGTGAGTCACAGCTCAGACTAAAGAACAACACATTCACTTGTAACATtaagaacagaaacaaagttGATGGACTCACCTTGCTAACATTCAGTGATGCTAGTGGGGGTGGAGTCTCAGTGCGGTCATTTATTATGTCCACATCAGAAACATAGGCTAAGTTGATCAGGATGACGTCGTTGAGGTTTGGCTTGCCGCTGGAGGAAGCACATTCTTTGAAAGAACTCAGGTCAAGGCACAAAACTTCACGACAATTCATCACAACACAAAAGTATGTATTGAAATCTGACCCTCGATGAACCGGAACACAATCAGTTAGACTGTACAGAGAAGCCTATGATACAGAGAACTGTGGCTGACTGACAACGGACAGTGAAAGGTAGTGCCAGTTACAGCATGCGATTACCAAAGGCAGCGCTGCCACTTttagtgagtgaatgaatgaagaattgTTAGAAATGTGTTCAATTATGTGCAGTGtatgcacatatacacagcaCCAAAGCAAGAGTTTACTTTTTGAAAGACTTtcttagctaaaaaaaaaaaaaaaactaagccACTAAATCAAATGGCTTTTGAGTAATTTACTCAGTGGCAGCCATCCCAACTTTGCATCCTTCTCAATAAATCCTGACACATTTTATGATGTGCTTCATTAATAAATTAAACTGATCCATGAATTCTTGATCTTTAATTGCTCTGGTTTCCTTCTTCATTTTCCGCAGATTAAATTTGTGAGTGATAATCAACAGAATCCTGAAGTTACATACAGGAACATACACAAAAAGTAACAGGAAAATGTTGTTCACCTTATCACAAATTGGTTTTCGGAAACCCTGTCAGTGCAGGGCCTTGAGGCATCAACCTCACTTGCCCTGTCAGTAATACAGACACGGCTCGTCAGATTCGTTATTGTATTTCAAGCCAGGACAGGATTTGACCTATTGTCACAGTGATGACATGCCCTTAGAGTTTGACCTAGgtggtacaaaaaaaactgcttaaatTCTCAATGTCAAGTGCAACGTAAAGTCCATCTTACTGCAGATCTTAGTTTcatttagaataaaatataGTAAGACTAAATCACAGAAAGCCTCATGCAAATGTGCAAGCTTTCTGGTACATTCTCTGGCTACTTTAAAAAACTACTTTGTTTGTAAAGTTACTTAAAGACCTTCCAAAAATAAACTTAACTGTCAAAAGGTTAAAACAAACCCTCAGGCCTATGATGCAAACTGTCAAATCTTCACACTGTACTAACTTCATTCATTTGAAGTCTCGCCCTACATCGTGGCCACTTCATCTTAGGATTTAAATTAGTATAAGCCATGAGGTGGTCCAGCATACCTCCTAAATGATGCTCATAATACACACACCATCAATGGGTGTAGACATGTCCACCAGCTAGCTAGCGTTAGTCATAATGAACTCATGATGCCCGTGTCACCTGAATCATGTCGAAAGGACACTGATACTTCGCTCCACGATCACACGACAATTACAATATGACCAGAATCAGATGAAACGTGGGGAAAAGCTAAGTTGATAAGATTGTGAGCACTAATGCCGTTAAATGAGCTAGCAGCGGCGGTGTGTGGCTGACCGAAAGTTAGCATGTTAGCCGAGCTAACAGCAGCTTGATGGTAGCGTGGATGGCTCTCGGTGTCCATTCATCCCTCGCTTTTGGAAATAACCGTTAGCATCTCCAAGTAGTGACATCACAAACTATGAGAGGTCAATCTGTGTTCACAAGCCACTGCGAGAAGCGCCGAATGTCAGCTAGCTTGCTAGCTAGCAACGGTTTGTGTCTGTTGAGAGCACACAGCCATGATGCCTTACAGGATCCGTTGCCAGA comes from Toxotes jaculatrix isolate fToxJac2 chromosome 21, fToxJac2.pri, whole genome shotgun sequence and encodes:
- the lsm12b gene encoding protein LSM12 homolog A, with the translated sequence MAAPGPGEYFSVGSHVSCLTCLGQRLQGEVVAFDYQSKMLTLKCASSSGKPNLNDVILINLAYVSDVDIINDRTETPPPLASLNVSKLANRARTEKEDKLSQAYAISAGVSVEGQQLFQTIHKTIKDCKWQEKNIIVMDDVVISPPYQVENCKGKEGSALSHVRKIVEKHFRDVESQKSMQRSQAQQTQKDSTLSS